Genomic segment of Verrucomicrobiota bacterium:
ACTGACACGTGGACTGGTCGTCGAGATCATCTCCTGTTTCTGCTCCTGTACAACACCGGCGCACGAATCTCCGAAGTTCTGGCCTTACGGGTGATGGACATCGGGGCAGGTGGCAAGCAAGTTCAGGTGTTGGGCAAGGGACGCAAGCAGCGGAGCCTTCCCCTGTGGCGTCAGACCCAAAGGGGATTGCGCCAGTGGATTCGAGAGAATCGATTTAACTCGGAATCCCCACTGTTGCCGAACCGCTTTGGACAACGCCTGACCCGCGCTGGTGCTGCCTACCAACTCAAGCAACTGGTCCGACGAGCATCGCTTAAACTGCCTGCCCTGAGGCAGCGGTCCATCTCACCTCATACGTTTCGGCACTCGATGGCCATGGGGCTTTTGGAAGGAGGCATCACCACGGAAGTCATCGCCCTGTTCCTTGGTCACGAAACTCCCAAAACCACTCACCTTTACATGGAAGCAAGCTTGGCTATGAAGAAGCAGGCTTTGGAAAAGGTGTCCTCGCCGAAGAGCAAGAGAAGTTCATTCCGGCCCGATGACAAGCTTCTCCGCTTCCTCGAGAACCTATAATTATGTCAAGTTCTCCAGTCGCGTTCCCCTGTGGCCACAAGTCCCGGCGCGAAATCCTAATCGCCACGTCCCTGGCTCGGCGAGCACTGTCAAGGTGGAGCCGCCAAAACAAAACCCGGCGCGCAGCGCCCGTCTGTGGTGCGGACAACCTTGACAGGCGCAGCCGAGCCATACAATCGACGAGGCGATTCGCGCCACGATTGCACCCATCGCCTTGCTTCGCTCAACGGAGAACTGCGCATAACTCCCACCTTTGCATAACGTTCCTCATTTGGGTGTTGTGCGGCGGGTTGCGGCGCAAATTGCTGGCGGGAAAGCGCGGCACGAATGTTCCGTCTGTCACCGTTATTTATCTACCGCTCGGTTTGTCACGACCGCCACCCGAACCACTCCCTCCTTTAATTGGACAGGACTACGAGCCGCCTGGTTGTGAACATGACTGCGATTGTTATCGCGACTGAAAAAATCAGCGATGACCGTTGCGGGAATAACGCGGCTTGGACTTGGCCGCGTTCTTTCCCCGCCAGTACTCGTAAACGGCGTTGCGGATTTTGCACAGGCGTGAAAGTTCACCCGCCAGTT
This window contains:
- a CDS encoding tyrosine-type recombinase/integrase; its protein translation is MTTPELTPWLQRFFSEYLSAQRNVSHATITAYRDTFRLLLNYLRKAHRRCSHTLPLEILSSDTVLRFLDDLERQRGNTIRTRNARLAAIRSFVHYLSDWLGPELPVCVARILAIPFKRYVQVMSGFLNRQEVEAILSATTDTWTGRRDHLLFLLLYNTGARISEVLALRVMDIGAGGKQVQVLGKGRKQRSLPLWRQTQRGLRQWIRENRFNSESPLLPNRFGQRLTRAGAAYQLKQLVRRASLKLPALRQRSISPHTFRHSMAMGLLEGGITTEVIALFLGHETPKTTHLYMEASLAMKKQALEKVSSPKSKRSSFRPDDKLLRFLENL